In Flammeovirgaceae bacterium 311, one DNA window encodes the following:
- a CDS encoding stress responsive alpha-beta barrel domain-containing protein gives MFVHHVFFWLKNPDSSEDRNQLEEGLLELEKVDVIRTFHVGVPASTNRPVIERGYALSLLLIFDNLEDQETYQVHPVHERFVKECSHLWSKVVVYDSVD, from the coding sequence ATGTTTGTTCACCACGTATTTTTCTGGTTAAAGAACCCCGACTCGTCAGAAGACAGAAACCAGCTGGAAGAAGGGCTGCTGGAGCTCGAAAAAGTTGATGTTATCCGCACCTTTCATGTGGGTGTGCCGGCCAGTACCAACCGCCCTGTGATTGAAAGAGGTTATGCACTCTCCCTTTTACTTATTTTTGATAACCTGGAAGATCAGGAAACCTACCAGGTACACCCTGTGCATGAAAGATTTGTAAAGGAGTGCTCCCATCTGTGGTCGAAGGTGGTTGTGTATGATTCGGTTGACTGA
- a CDS encoding cytochrome oxidase maturation protein, cbb3-type (COG3197 Uncharacterized protein, possibly involved in nitrogen fixation), whose protein sequence is MSALFLLIGISLLVAIGFLIAFLWATRSGQYEDDYTPSVRMLFDDKPAQKQTTTK, encoded by the coding sequence ATGAGTGCATTGTTTCTGCTGATTGGAATAAGCCTGCTGGTAGCTATCGGTTTTTTGATAGCTTTTCTCTGGGCCACCCGCTCAGGCCAGTACGAAGATGACTACACCCCCTCTGTGAGGATGTTATTTGATGATAAACCTGCCCAAAAACAAACTACTACTAAATAA
- a CDS encoding bifunctional cbb3-type cytochrome c oxidase subunit I/II (COG3278 Cbb3-type cytochrome oxidase, subunit 1) has product MSTGVLTQETTAGYKPPRLELERFSYDNAIVRMFAYATMLWGAVGMLVGLFVALQLVFPALNFGIEYTTFGRIRPLHTNAVIFAFVGNGIFTGVYYSLQRLCKARMYSDTLSQINFWGWQLIIVAAAITLPLGYTTSKEYAELEWPIDIAITLMWVVFGYNMFATIMQRRTRHLYVAIWFYIATFVTVAVLHIVNSFELPISFMKSYSWYAGVQDALVQWWYGHNAVAFFLTTPYLGLMYYFVPKAANRPVYSYRLSIIHFWALIFLYIWAGPHHLLYNSLPDWAQSLGVVFSIMLLAPSWGGMLNGLLTLRGVWDRVREDPVLKFFVVALTAYGMATFEGPMLSLKNINAISHFTDWTIAHVHVGGLGWNGMLTFGMLYWLFPRMWNTKLYSVKLANWHFWIATLGIIFYAVPMYWAGLTQSLMWKEFTQEGLLAYPNFLEIVTQMKSMYALRAFGGALFISGVFIMAYNLIKTAKAGSFIANEEAEAAPLSDTYEKHEGEHWHRWIERRPVQLMVGSLVVILIGGLVEMMPTFLVESNVPTIASVAPYTSLELEGRDIYIKEGCNNCHSQMVRPFRSETERYGEYAKAGEFVYDHPFLWGSKRTGPDLLREGGKYPDSWHYNHMIDPESMSPGSIMPAYPWMAEKDLDISKTGTKIKAMRTMGVPYPEGYEDKAVADLKLQAEEIAARLEQSGVKVSSDKEIIALIAYLQRLGTDIKADPDKEVKSYEIRPQTRK; this is encoded by the coding sequence ATGAGTACAGGCGTATTAACACAAGAGACAACCGCCGGTTATAAGCCACCCAGGCTGGAGCTGGAGCGCTTCTCTTACGACAACGCAATTGTTCGGATGTTCGCCTACGCCACCATGTTATGGGGTGCAGTGGGGATGCTGGTAGGGCTATTTGTAGCGCTGCAGCTCGTATTTCCGGCATTGAACTTTGGTATTGAATATACCACCTTCGGGCGTATTCGTCCGCTGCATACCAATGCAGTGATCTTTGCCTTTGTGGGCAATGGTATCTTTACCGGTGTGTACTACTCGCTGCAGCGGCTTTGCAAAGCCCGCATGTACAGCGATACCCTTAGCCAGATTAACTTCTGGGGCTGGCAGCTGATTATTGTAGCCGCTGCCATTACCCTGCCCTTAGGCTATACCACCTCTAAAGAATATGCTGAGCTGGAGTGGCCCATTGATATAGCCATTACCCTGATGTGGGTGGTGTTTGGCTACAATATGTTTGCTACCATTATGCAGCGCCGCACCCGGCACCTGTATGTGGCCATCTGGTTCTACATAGCAACTTTTGTAACCGTAGCGGTGCTGCACATTGTAAACTCTTTTGAGCTGCCTATTTCGTTCATGAAGAGCTACAGCTGGTATGCAGGTGTGCAGGATGCGCTGGTGCAGTGGTGGTATGGCCACAATGCAGTGGCATTCTTCCTCACTACGCCTTACCTGGGCCTGATGTATTACTTTGTACCCAAGGCTGCTAACCGTCCGGTTTACTCTTACCGCCTGTCAATCATTCACTTCTGGGCGCTGATCTTTCTTTACATATGGGCTGGTCCGCACCACCTGCTGTATAACTCCCTTCCAGACTGGGCGCAGTCGCTGGGTGTGGTGTTTTCCATAATGCTCCTGGCTCCAAGCTGGGGTGGTATGCTTAACGGTCTGTTAACCCTGCGTGGGGTTTGGGATCGGGTGCGCGAAGATCCGGTGCTGAAATTCTTTGTGGTGGCGCTTACCGCCTATGGTATGGCTACTTTCGAGGGACCTATGCTGTCGCTGAAAAACATCAACGCCATTAGCCACTTTACCGACTGGACTATTGCACACGTGCACGTAGGTGGCCTGGGATGGAATGGTATGCTTACTTTTGGTATGCTTTACTGGCTGTTCCCGCGCATGTGGAATACCAAATTATACTCTGTTAAGCTGGCTAACTGGCACTTTTGGATCGCTACCCTGGGTATTATATTTTATGCAGTACCCATGTACTGGGCTGGCTTAACCCAAAGCTTAATGTGGAAAGAGTTTACCCAGGAAGGCTTACTGGCCTATCCAAACTTCCTGGAGATTGTAACGCAAATGAAGTCTATGTACGCCCTGCGTGCATTCGGTGGTGCGCTCTTCATCAGTGGTGTGTTCATCATGGCCTATAACCTGATCAAGACTGCCAAAGCCGGTAGCTTTATTGCCAATGAAGAAGCAGAAGCTGCTCCGCTAAGTGATACCTACGAGAAACACGAAGGTGAGCACTGGCATCGCTGGATTGAGCGCCGCCCTGTGCAGCTGATGGTGGGTAGCCTTGTGGTGATCCTGATTGGTGGCCTGGTAGAAATGATGCCTACCTTCCTGGTAGAATCTAATGTACCAACCATTGCTTCTGTAGCACCTTATACTTCCCTGGAACTGGAAGGCCGCGATATCTACATCAAGGAAGGCTGTAATAACTGCCACAGCCAGATGGTAAGGCCATTCCGCTCCGAAACCGAGCGTTATGGCGAGTACGCCAAGGCGGGTGAGTTTGTGTACGACCACCCATTCCTGTGGGGCTCCAAACGTACCGGTCCGGACCTGTTGCGCGAAGGTGGCAAGTATCCCGACAGCTGGCATTACAACCACATGATCGATCCGGAGAGCATGTCGCCGGGCTCCATCATGCCAGCATACCCCTGGATGGCCGAGAAGGACCTGGATATTAGCAAAACCGGGACAAAAATCAAAGCTATGCGCACCATGGGGGTACCTTACCCTGAAGGCTACGAAGATAAGGCTGTTGCCGACCTGAAACTGCAGGCCGAGGAGATCGCTGCCAGGCTGGAGCAAAGCGGTGTGAAAGTAAGCAGCGATAAAGAAATCATTGCCCTGATCGCCTACCTGCAACGCCTGGGTACCGATATCAAAGCTGATCCGGACAAAGAGGTAAAATCTTATGAAATCAGACCGCAAACCAGGAAATAA
- a CDS encoding cytochrome c class I (COG2010 Cytochrome c, mono- and diheme variants) has translation MKKQTLTYKGIMAALALSTIPGLVTAQQASGASGTAAGGISQVDLLLGIAVVLAGLIFLCTLVLLYAVVVMKKVMLKPEEAGATVAVAETAQQPQKLSIWSKLNDAVPVEREEEVMTDHEYDGIRELDNNLPPWWKAMFYATIVFSVVYLAAYHVMDWAPLQDEEYEQEVLAAKLEVEAYLAEKGGAIDETNVELLTDEAALAEGAKVYGSYCGACHGAELQGGVGPNLADTYWIHGGDVKDVFKTIKKGVPQKGMISWEAQLSPEQIQQVTSFIISKEGSNPENAKEPQGEEFKR, from the coding sequence ATGAAGAAGCAAACCCTTACATATAAAGGTATCATGGCTGCCCTTGCTCTAAGCACCATTCCAGGGCTGGTAACGGCCCAGCAGGCTTCAGGTGCTTCGGGTACAGCGGCAGGCGGTATTAGCCAGGTAGATCTGTTATTAGGAATTGCCGTAGTACTGGCCGGACTTATCTTCCTCTGTACCCTGGTGCTTCTGTACGCCGTGGTGGTGATGAAAAAGGTAATGCTGAAGCCCGAAGAAGCCGGAGCAACAGTAGCTGTTGCAGAAACTGCACAGCAACCTCAGAAGCTCAGCATCTGGTCTAAGCTCAACGATGCCGTTCCGGTAGAGCGTGAGGAAGAAGTAATGACCGACCACGAATATGATGGTATCCGCGAACTGGACAATAACCTGCCACCCTGGTGGAAGGCCATGTTCTATGCCACCATCGTATTTTCAGTAGTATACCTGGCGGCTTATCACGTAATGGACTGGGCACCCCTGCAGGATGAAGAATACGAGCAGGAAGTACTGGCGGCAAAACTGGAGGTGGAGGCTTACCTGGCAGAAAAAGGCGGCGCCATTGACGAAACCAATGTGGAGCTGCTTACCGATGAGGCTGCGCTTGCAGAAGGCGCAAAAGTATATGGTTCTTACTGCGGTGCCTGCCATGGTGCAGAGCTGCAGGGTGGCGTAGGTCCAAACCTGGCCGATACCTACTGGATACATGGCGGTGATGTAAAAGATGTGTTCAAGACCATTAAGAAGGGTGTACCGCAAAAAGGCATGATCAGCTGGGAAGCGCAGTTAAGCCCTGAGCAGATCCAGCAGGTAACCAGCTTCATCATCAGCAAAGAAGGCAGCAATCCCGAAAATGCCAAAGAGCCGCAGGGAGAAGAGTTTAAGAGATAG
- a CDS encoding ferredoxin (COG0348 Polyferredoxin) — translation MSVVYKGKPFDPQSYRDSISTVDREGKRVWVYPKKPKGKFTNYRTWVSWVLLAILFSGPFIRIGGQPLLMLNVLERKFVLFGQVFWPQDFYLFVLASIIGLIFIVLFTVVYGRVFCGWICPQTIFMEMVFRKIEYWIEGDNTAQKKLDKQAWNREKVLKKGSKHAIFFAISFLIANTFLAYIIGSEELLDIVTDPPAEHTAGLISILLFTGVFYWVFASFREQVCTTVCPYGRLQGVLLDRESVVISYDYTRGEERGKFRKGEDRKAADKGDCVDCKLCVSVCPTGIDIRNGTQLECINCTACIDACDSIMENVGLPTGLIRYESEANLVAGRTGMHWTKRSIAYTVLLGVLMVMFVGLLFLRGQVETSLLRTPGMLYQEQEGGYISNLYNYKIINKTQEAVPLTLQLLDETGKIRLIGNQSEIQVPEGGVAEGALFILIPKESIAKASQKIKIGVFKGEEQLETLKTKFMGPVYSE, via the coding sequence ATGAGCGTAGTCTATAAAGGTAAACCGTTTGATCCTCAGAGTTACCGGGACAGTATCTCTACTGTAGACCGGGAAGGGAAGCGGGTGTGGGTTTACCCTAAAAAGCCAAAGGGAAAATTTACCAATTATCGTACCTGGGTTAGCTGGGTGCTGCTTGCAATTCTGTTCTCGGGTCCTTTTATCCGGATAGGCGGGCAGCCCCTGCTCATGCTCAATGTGCTGGAACGTAAGTTTGTCCTCTTTGGGCAGGTGTTCTGGCCACAGGATTTTTACCTGTTCGTGCTGGCTTCTATCATCGGGCTAATCTTTATTGTACTCTTTACAGTGGTGTACGGTAGGGTATTCTGTGGATGGATCTGCCCCCAGACCATTTTCATGGAAATGGTTTTCCGCAAGATTGAGTACTGGATAGAAGGCGATAATACGGCACAGAAAAAACTCGATAAGCAGGCATGGAACAGGGAAAAGGTCTTGAAAAAAGGCAGCAAGCATGCTATCTTCTTTGCCATCTCTTTCCTGATTGCCAATACTTTCCTGGCTTACATCATTGGTAGTGAAGAATTGCTGGATATTGTAACAGATCCGCCTGCTGAGCATACAGCAGGATTGATCTCTATCCTGTTATTCACAGGGGTGTTCTATTGGGTATTTGCCAGCTTCAGGGAGCAGGTTTGTACCACAGTTTGTCCCTATGGCCGCCTGCAGGGCGTACTGCTTGACCGCGAATCTGTGGTAATCAGCTACGACTACACCCGTGGCGAGGAGAGGGGCAAATTCCGGAAAGGAGAAGACCGTAAGGCTGCTGATAAAGGAGACTGCGTGGATTGTAAACTCTGCGTGAGTGTTTGTCCCACCGGTATCGATATCCGCAATGGCACTCAGCTGGAGTGTATTAACTGTACCGCCTGCATCGATGCCTGCGACAGCATCATGGAAAATGTTGGTTTGCCCACTGGTCTTATTCGCTATGAATCTGAAGCAAACCTGGTAGCCGGCCGTACCGGCATGCACTGGACCAAAAGAAGCATTGCTTATACAGTGTTACTGGGAGTACTGATGGTGATGTTTGTAGGCCTGCTGTTTTTGCGTGGACAGGTAGAAACAAGCCTGCTGCGTACACCTGGCATGTTGTATCAGGAGCAGGAGGGAGGCTACATCAGTAATTTATACAACTATAAAATTATCAATAAAACCCAGGAAGCAGTGCCCCTTACCTTACAGCTTTTGGATGAAACAGGTAAAATAAGGCTGATCGGCAATCAATCAGAGATCCAGGTGCCGGAAGGAGGAGTTGCAGAAGGTGCGCTTTTCATCCTGATACCAAAGGAGTCTATTGCTAAAGCATCTCAAAAGATAAAGATAGGCGTATTTAAGGGCGAGGAACAGCTGGAGACCCTGAAGACAAAGTTTATGGGCCCGGTGTATAGTGAATAA
- a CDS encoding nitrogen fixation protein FixH — MTKFNWGHGIIVFFCCFISFMGYLAYRSSKENIDLVTEDYYKQELGYGSQMDKMRNAQALAKPVQVMVEGRAVAVAFPALEGVVSGEIQMFRPSDAQFDRTVAITPDASGKQQLDVTDLPAGLYRLKIDWKAGDKSFYTEEAINLQ, encoded by the coding sequence ATGACTAAATTTAACTGGGGCCACGGAATCATCGTTTTCTTCTGCTGCTTTATAAGCTTTATGGGCTACCTGGCCTACAGAAGCAGCAAGGAAAACATAGACCTTGTAACCGAAGACTACTATAAGCAGGAGCTGGGCTACGGCTCACAGATGGACAAGATGCGCAATGCTCAGGCTCTGGCCAAGCCTGTACAGGTAATGGTAGAGGGGCGCGCTGTTGCGGTTGCCTTTCCAGCCCTGGAAGGAGTTGTGAGCGGAGAAATTCAGATGTTCCGCCCTTCTGACGCCCAGTTTGACCGAACAGTTGCCATTACACCCGATGCCAGTGGCAAACAGCAGCTGGATGTAACAGACCTGCCAGCCGGTTTATACCGCCTGAAGATTGACTGGAAAGCCGGCGATAAATCTTTTTATACAGAAGAAGCCATCAACTTACAGTAA
- a CDS encoding hypothetical protein (COG2836 Uncharacterized conserved protein), translating into MQYWSAVLIGFLGSMHCVAMCGPLALAVPAGKTTATWLQGRLLYQAGRILTYAALGAVIGALGKSFVLAGWQQGLSIAGGLLLLLFALSPSRVERYVGSAGFFGNPLHRLKQSMAAVLRRRYKLSGFLLGLLNGLLPCGLVYLGLAGALVTGSALTGAAYMAAFGAGTLPAMLAVVLAGKWLKGGWQLQLKRLAPAAAFVMGLALVARGLELGIPYLSPVLAWVEKGIPICGQ; encoded by the coding sequence ATGCAGTATTGGTCAGCAGTATTGATCGGTTTTCTGGGAAGCATGCACTGCGTAGCCATGTGCGGACCTTTGGCCCTGGCAGTACCTGCGGGTAAGACAACTGCCACCTGGCTGCAGGGCCGTTTGCTGTACCAGGCCGGGCGCATCCTTACCTATGCTGCACTTGGTGCAGTGATTGGTGCGCTGGGGAAAAGCTTTGTACTGGCAGGCTGGCAGCAGGGTTTGTCAATTGCCGGTGGCCTGCTTTTACTGCTCTTTGCCCTTTCTCCCAGCCGTGTGGAGCGCTATGTGGGCAGTGCGGGCTTCTTCGGGAACCCACTGCACAGACTCAAGCAAAGTATGGCTGCGGTCTTAAGGCGTCGCTATAAATTATCAGGCTTTCTGCTTGGGCTGCTGAATGGTTTACTGCCCTGTGGGCTGGTTTACCTGGGGCTGGCAGGCGCGCTGGTAACAGGCTCTGCTTTAACAGGTGCGGCTTATATGGCTGCCTTTGGTGCGGGCACTTTGCCTGCCATGCTGGCAGTAGTACTGGCGGGTAAATGGCTTAAGGGTGGCTGGCAGCTGCAACTGAAGCGTTTAGCACCGGCAGCCGCTTTTGTAATGGGGCTGGCGCTGGTTGCCAGGGGACTTGAATTAGGCATCCCTTACCTAAGTCCGGTGCTGGCCTGGGTAGAAAAAGGAATTCCGATTTGCGGACAGTAA
- a CDS encoding coproporphyrinogen III oxidase (COG0635 Coproporphyrinogen III oxidase and related Fe-S oxidoreductases) encodes MNIQLIRKYNVPGPRYTSYPTVPYWSEVPPTEEEWKQQVKGAFDDSREQGISLYLHLPFCEKLCTYCGCNKRITINHKVEDPYISALLKEWQLYLKLFGEKPLIRELHLGGGTPTFFSPHNLKRLIDGITEGAEVAEGAEFSFEGHPNNTTEEHLQTLYELGFRRVSFGIQDFDPQVQAIINRIQPYENVLRVTEQARRIGYTSINYDLIYGLPLQTAESVHKTISMVNSLRPDRIAFYSYAHVPWTSPGQRRYTEADLPSDEVKRGLYEMGKDLFEQQGYLEIGMDHFALPSDSLSQAAGNGTLHRNFMGYSTNQTRLMVGLGCSSISDTWTSFGQNLKKVEDYQDAVNKGRFPIFKGHILNREDLVVRQHILNIMCRFQTTWTGNDQKTFALVEARERLKELAADGLIRVEGDSVQVHEHAKPFVRNICMALDARLWRNKPTTQIFSKTI; translated from the coding sequence ATGAATATCCAGCTTATCAGAAAATATAACGTTCCGGGGCCAAGGTACACCAGCTATCCAACAGTGCCTTACTGGAGCGAAGTGCCTCCTACCGAAGAGGAATGGAAGCAGCAGGTGAAAGGGGCATTCGATGATAGTCGCGAACAAGGTATTAGCCTTTACTTACACCTTCCTTTTTGCGAGAAGCTTTGTACCTACTGTGGCTGTAACAAGCGCATTACCATAAATCATAAAGTTGAAGATCCTTATATCAGTGCACTTCTAAAGGAATGGCAGCTTTACCTCAAACTGTTTGGCGAGAAGCCGCTGATCCGGGAGCTGCACCTGGGCGGAGGTACTCCTACTTTCTTCAGTCCTCATAACCTGAAGCGTCTGATTGATGGTATTACCGAAGGAGCTGAAGTAGCCGAAGGCGCAGAATTTAGCTTTGAGGGGCACCCCAACAATACCACGGAAGAACACCTGCAAACCCTCTACGAGCTGGGCTTTCGCCGGGTGAGCTTTGGCATCCAGGATTTTGACCCGCAGGTACAGGCCATCATTAACCGTATACAGCCTTACGAAAATGTGCTGCGGGTAACCGAGCAGGCACGCCGTATAGGTTACACCTCTATTAACTATGACCTGATTTATGGGCTGCCCCTGCAAACAGCAGAAAGTGTGCACAAAACCATTAGCATGGTGAACAGCCTGAGGCCCGACAGAATAGCCTTTTACAGCTATGCCCATGTACCCTGGACCAGTCCCGGCCAGCGCCGCTACACCGAAGCCGATTTACCCTCTGATGAAGTAAAGCGCGGGCTTTACGAAATGGGCAAGGATCTGTTTGAGCAGCAGGGGTACCTGGAGATTGGTATGGACCATTTTGCCCTGCCATCAGACTCACTTAGCCAGGCGGCAGGAAATGGTACGCTGCACCGCAATTTTATGGGCTACAGTACAAACCAGACCAGGCTAATGGTAGGGCTGGGATGTTCCTCCATCAGCGATACCTGGACTTCCTTTGGCCAGAACCTGAAAAAGGTTGAAGATTACCAGGATGCTGTAAACAAGGGACGCTTTCCAATTTTCAAGGGGCATATTCTGAACCGCGAAGACCTGGTAGTACGCCAGCATATTTTAAATATCATGTGTCGTTTCCAAACCACCTGGACTGGGAACGATCAGAAGACTTTTGCCCTGGTAGAAGCCAGAGAACGTCTGAAAGAGCTTGCTGCCGATGGCCTGATCAGGGTAGAAGGCGATTCTGTACAGGTGCATGAACACGCCAAGCCCTTTGTCCGCAACATCTGCATGGCCCTGGATGCCCGCCTGTGGCGCAACAAACCCACTACACAAATCTTCAGCAAGACCATTTAA
- a CDS encoding L-lactate dehydrogenase (COG0039 Malate/lactate dehydrogenases), whose amino-acid sequence MKRTIGIIGIGSVGTSVAFSVLQTGLADELLLHDARQERAEGEAMDMAHGVSFYPTATVRTATPEQMLKADAIVIAAGRGGKPEESRLDLLKDNARIIKELGEKLKSATGLLIMIANPVDVLTYVLQKASGLPPERVIGTGTMLDTARLRQILGRELELESDSIHAQVIGEHGDSEVVLWSGAEIGGALLRDWPGWTAEKEEKLSREVRTAAQEIIKRKGVTNHAIGLVTAALLKWALRGERRVLTVSRVQDGTFGLKDVALSLPTIVGSDGATRVLEPQMDEQELKALKHSAEVIKKAIQSIED is encoded by the coding sequence ATGAAACGTACCATAGGTATTATAGGCATTGGTTCTGTAGGAACCAGTGTAGCATTTTCTGTACTGCAAACCGGCCTGGCAGATGAACTGCTGCTGCATGATGCCCGCCAGGAGCGTGCAGAAGGCGAAGCCATGGATATGGCCCATGGCGTTTCTTTTTACCCTACGGCCACAGTACGTACCGCAACTCCTGAGCAAATGCTTAAAGCAGATGCCATTGTGATCGCTGCCGGCCGTGGCGGCAAGCCAGAAGAATCGCGCCTGGACCTGCTAAAAGATAATGCGCGTATCATTAAGGAACTGGGAGAAAAGCTCAAAAGCGCCACTGGCCTCCTGATCATGATTGCCAACCCGGTTGACGTATTAACCTATGTGCTGCAAAAAGCATCGGGCCTGCCGCCAGAGCGCGTTATTGGCACCGGCACCATGCTCGATACTGCCCGCCTGAGGCAAATACTGGGTCGGGAGCTTGAGCTGGAATCGGATTCTATTCATGCACAGGTGATCGGCGAGCACGGCGACTCGGAAGTGGTGCTCTGGTCAGGGGCAGAAATTGGGGGTGCATTGTTACGGGACTGGCCAGGCTGGACAGCTGAAAAAGAAGAAAAATTGTCCCGTGAAGTAAGAACAGCCGCGCAGGAGATCATCAAACGCAAGGGTGTTACCAATCATGCCATTGGCCTGGTTACCGCTGCCCTGCTTAAATGGGCCCTGCGCGGAGAAAGGCGGGTATTAACCGTTTCCAGGGTGCAGGATGGCACCTTTGGATTGAAAGATGTTGCCTTATCGCTCCCTACCATTGTAGGCTCCGATGGCGCCACCCGGGTGCTGGAACCACAAATGGATGAGCAGGAACTCAAAGCCCTGAAGCACTCTGCCGAGGTAATCAAAAAGGCTATTCAGTCTATTGAGGATTAA
- a CDS encoding globin (COG2346 Truncated hemoglobins), with translation MKKDITTPEDIREIVNTFYEKVQADPLLGPVFNEVATVDWDSHLPIMYTFWENLLLGTARYSGRPFPKHAPLPISPDHFMQWINLFESTVNKLFEGEKAEEAKGRARAIALVFMGKMGLLKDEGWSSPENRIQ, from the coding sequence ATGAAAAAGGATATTACAACTCCCGAAGATATACGAGAAATAGTGAATACCTTCTATGAGAAAGTGCAGGCGGATCCGCTGTTGGGGCCTGTATTCAATGAAGTTGCCACTGTAGACTGGGACAGTCATTTGCCTATTATGTACACTTTCTGGGAGAACCTGCTGTTGGGCACCGCTCGTTACAGCGGCCGACCATTTCCCAAGCATGCGCCGCTGCCTATCAGTCCTGATCATTTTATGCAGTGGATCAACTTGTTTGAGTCTACCGTAAATAAGCTCTTTGAAGGTGAAAAAGCAGAAGAAGCAAAAGGCAGAGCACGGGCCATTGCACTGGTATTTATGGGCAAAATGGGGCTGCTCAAAGATGAAGGCTGGTCGAGCCCCGAGAACAGAATCCAATAA
- a CDS encoding methyltransferase type 11 (COG0500 SAM-dependent methyltransferases) yields the protein MAADVQGQALMDYWLKKDKKVHLRLHTSYGKPEKMPVSVFFRDPRKYSELERNALQYCKGHVLDVGAGAGAFPLVLQEKGFAVTALENSPLSCEVMRLRGVKDVLMGDVWELEGVQYDTLLLMMNGLGIAGTLPDLPGLLMQLQSILAPGGQILFDSSDISYLYEGGVPVPEDRYHGEITYQFEYKGERGESFSWLYIDMELLSVVARDMGFVFDLLWGPEQDQYLGRLTLV from the coding sequence ATGGCAGCAGATGTACAAGGCCAGGCCCTGATGGACTACTGGCTGAAGAAAGATAAAAAAGTGCACTTAAGGCTGCACACCAGTTATGGTAAGCCGGAGAAAATGCCGGTTTCTGTTTTTTTCAGAGATCCCCGCAAATATTCCGAACTGGAACGCAATGCGCTGCAGTACTGCAAGGGGCATGTGTTGGATGTTGGTGCCGGTGCAGGTGCTTTTCCACTGGTATTGCAGGAAAAGGGATTTGCAGTAACAGCCCTGGAAAATTCTCCCCTAAGTTGTGAGGTAATGCGGCTGCGGGGTGTAAAAGATGTGCTGATGGGCGATGTGTGGGAGCTGGAGGGTGTGCAGTACGACACCCTGCTGCTGATGATGAACGGACTTGGCATTGCTGGCACGCTGCCCGATTTGCCGGGTTTGCTGATGCAGCTGCAGTCTATACTGGCACCGGGCGGCCAAATACTTTTTGATAGTTCAGATATTAGTTATCTGTACGAAGGTGGTGTGCCGGTGCCCGAAGACCGCTACCATGGTGAAATTACCTATCAGTTTGAATATAAGGGTGAGCGCGGAGAATCCTTTAGCTGGCTCTATATAGATATGGAACTGCTGTCGGTGGTGGCCAGAGATATGGGCTTTGTTTTTGACCTGCTATGGGGACCCGAGCAGGATCAATACCTGGGCCGGTTAACCCTGGTCTGA